DNA from Mucilaginibacter mallensis:
CCTGTGCACCCCTTGCACGCATGGCGGTAAACGCCTCGTGGCCCGGTGTATCCAGGAATGTGATCTTTCCTTTATCGCCTGGTAAAGTAACTTCATAGGCACCAATGTGCTGGGTTATACCACCCGCTTCGCCACCTATTACGTTTGTTTTACGTATAAAATCAAGCAATGATGTTTTACCGTGGTCAACGTGGCCCATTATGGTTACGATTGGCGCACGCGGAACAAGATCGGCAGGATTATCAGGCGTGTCAAGACTGCCTTCTTCATCCTGTGGTTTCACAAACTCTATCTGGTAACCAAATTCATCAGCCACAATAGCCAGCGTTTCCGCATCAAGCCTTTGGTTAATGGAAACGAACATACCCAAGCTCATACAAGTTGAGATGATCTGCGTTACCGGCACATCCATCATCGCTGCCAGCTCATTAGCTGTAACAAATTCGGTAGCCTTTAATACTTTCGATTGTGATTCTTGTTCTAATGCCAGTTCTTCGGCAGTTGCAGCTACATCATCGCGTTTTTGGCGGCGGAATTTTGCACGTTGTGCAAATTTACCCGACTTACCAGCACCGCTTAAACGTGCTAAAGTTGCCTTGATCTGGTCTTGTATATCTTTTTCCGATGGTTCTTCCTTAGGAGTTGAACTATGCGGAGGATTGTTTCTGTTATTCCTGAAATCAGGGCGATTACCACCGCCATGTCCCTGGCCACCGCCAGCTTGCGGGCTATTACCCCTGTTCCTGAAATCAGGACGGTTAGGGTTTATAGGATGTGCAGGTGCCTGGCCGGCTGGCGGATTCTGGCCTTGACCCTGGCCCTGGTGGTTTCCACCACCCTGACCTTGCTGGTTATTGTTACCACCGCCCTGGTTGTCTTTACGTTTTCTTTTGCGTTTATGATCTGCCTGGCTGTTTGATGATGATGCTACCGGGTTACGTTTTGGCGGTGTTACCGGTAATTGTATCTTACCAATAACATTCGGGCCTGTTAAACGCTCGGCTTTTGCGCGTATTACTTCATCGTCCTGTGGTTCTTCAACTACAGGCGCAGGTGCTTCAGCAGCAGCTTGCGGTATTTCAACAACTGGAGTTGCCGGTGCGGCAGAGGCCTGTACTACAACAGGTGCAGGAGCAGGTTCTGGTGCCGGTATTTCAACTTTTGGCGTTTCCGGAACTACTTCCTTCTTCACTTCAACTACAGGCTCTGGCTGTTTTACTTCTTGTTTTGGCTCAGGATCCGGTGCCGGGGTTGGTGCAGGAGCAGGAGTTGGCACGGGGGCAACAACTTCCTTTTTAACCTCAACGGGTTCTTTCTTATCACCAAACTGTGGTTTTGCGAAAGGATTGCCAAGGTCAATCTTGCCAACTATTTTCACACCCGGTAAAGTTTCGGCATTGGTTTCCTCCACCTTTTTAGGCTCAGGTTCCGGTGCTTTTGGCTTTTCAGTAGGGTGCGGCGCGTAATTGCCTGCATTTTTGATCAGTATTTCCTCGTTCTCAAAATCCCTTGACCTACGGAACTCAGCAGGTTTTTCAGCCTGTCCGGGTTCGTCCTTCCTGATTTTGCCGATACTGATCTGTTTGGCTTCTTCTTTAATACTTTTGTCAAAAGCAAACTCCTTTAACAAAGCATTGTACATGTCGTTATCCAGCTTGGCCATCGGCTGTTTCTCTACCTTATAGCCTTTGGTAGCTAAAAAATCGACAATGGTACCCATACCAATGTTCAGCTCTTTTACTGCTTTAAATAACTTTATAGATTTGTCTTCTGACATTTATTAATTTTTCTCTTCTTTATTTGTGCAAAAATACGATTTTAATTTTGCTTTTATCTTTATTCAAACTCAGCTTGCAGTATTGATAACACTTCTTTAACTGTTTCTTCTTCTAAATCGGTACGTTTAACCAATTCGCCAACAGTTAATGCCAGTACTGATTTTGCTGTATCCAAACCAATGCGTTTAAATTCATCAAGGATCCAGCTATCAATTTCGTCTGAGAATTCTTCGATATCCACATCTTCATCCTGCTCATCAGCCTCGCGGTAAACATCTATTTCATAACCTGTAAGTTTACCTGCCAGTTTAATGTTATGACCGCCACGGCCGATTGCTAATGAAACCTGATCAGGTTTTAAGTAAACCGCCGCTGTTTTTTTCTCATCATCTAACTTAATAGAAGTGATTTTAGCAGGCGATAAAGCACGCTGAATATACAACTGTAAGTTATTGGTGTAGTTGATAACGTCGATATTTTCGTTTTTCAACTCACGTACTATACCGTGTATGCGTGATCCCTTCATACCTACGCAGGCACCAACCGGGTCAATACGATCGTCATATGATTCAACCGCTACCTTAGCGCGCTCTCCTGGTTCACGAACAATTTTCTTGATAGTGATTAAACCGTCAAAAATTTCGGGAACTTCCAATTCAAATAAGCGCTGTAAAAACTCAGGCGCTGTACGTGAAATGATGATCTTTGGATTGCTGTTCAGCATATCTACCTTACTTACAACAGCTTTTACGCTATCGCCTTTTTTAAAGTAATCGGCAGGTATCTGCTCTGATTTTGGTAATAAAAGCTCATTGCCTTCATCATCCAATACCAAAGTTTCCTTTTTCCAAACCTGGTAAACTTCGCCGGTTACGATCTCACCAACACGGTCTTTATATTTTTTGAAAATTTCGTCCTTTTCAAGTTCTAAAATCTTAGAAACAAGTGTTTGGCGTGCAGCAAGTATAGCGCGGCGACCGAAACTCTCAAGCGTTATCTGCTCAATGTACTCGTCACCTACTTCCAGGTCTGCATCCAGTTTCTTTGCCTCAGCCAATTCAATTTCCAGGTCATCATCTTCAGAGAAGCCATCTTCCATAACCACACGTGTGCGCCAAATTTCAAGGTCACCGTTATCTGTGTTTACAATCACATCGCAATTCTCATCGTTACCGTATTTTTTACGGATCATGCTCCTGAAAACGTCCTCAAGAACGCTCATCATGGTTGGCCTGTCGATGTTTTTGAAATCTTTAAATTCCTGAAAAGAATCAATTAAATTAATATTGCTCATTTTTCATTAAATTGTTTGTTCTTACAAGGTAATGAAGCTATCATGAGCTTGTTGTTTTATGTGGCAGCTCATGATGGTTCCTACTTGAATGATATTAAAACTTTTGTTTCTGTTATTTGATTAATAGGGATAACGCTTTCAATTACTTCAGCCTTTTTTCCCTTTTCCTTTATTTTTTCTTCAATCAGTATCGCGTCCTCTGTTATGGAGCTTAGCTTACCTTCTCTTTTGGTGCCATCGGCCATTTTAATAGCCAGATCGCGGTTTATATTTTTTGCGTATTGGCGTAATAATGTGAGCGGCGTATCAATCCCGGGTGATGAAACCTCTAAATTATAAGCGGTTTCAATAACACTTTCTTCTTCCAGATGAAAGCCTACATGCCTGCTTATGGCCACACAATCGCTAATCCCAATACCTTTATCGCCATCAACCAAAATGATCAGTTTTCCGTTGGAGTGCATTTTTACATCCACTAAAAACAGATCGGGCCTGTCGGCAATCTTTTCTTCAACCAGTTCTTTTACTCTTTTTTCAATATTCATTACCTGTGTTTGATAATTTGATTGATAAACTAAAAGAGGGGGCTAAGCGCCCCCTCGATTTTAATTTGGATGCAAATATACTAAATTTTATTAGAGTTGCAAAGCGGTTATTGCTTAAAAATCAAATCTGTATATGTGGGTTTACCTAATTTTTTGTGCTGCTTAATATCCTCCCATATGCTGCTGCCTTGTGCATAGTGATAATAGCGTGCAAAATAGGTTTGGTGATTCAGGAATGGCGTATCAGGCGTAAATACAACTGTGCTATCAGTAACCAGGTATTTGCCGGGCTGCGGCTTCTGAAAATCTATCATATCGGTATCAGCGGGCATGCGGTAAACGGGGATTAAACTTTGCCAGTTGGCAGTTGAGGTATCCTGATTTATTTCCTGTACGGTGTTGTAATCCAGCCCGGTGAATTTGAGCGAGCGGTTATTATTAATAAGACCGATGCGTACAACGGGCAGTTTAGGTTTTGAGGTACAACCCAAACAGATGAGCAATAATAACAGCGCGGCTTTTTTCATTTTTTTGGGACAGGATACTATAACAAAGTTGCTATGATTTGTGATAATAAAAAATTAAAACTTGTAATAGGCTGTTTTAAGGTTAAATTGCTTTGGATGAATGATTTAATGAGACATAGCTATAGGTCGTTGCTGAAAACTGTTGATTGGATAGGGAAATAAAATTAAGTCATGCTGAACTTGTTTCAGCATCCCACATGCTTAGTGTACATCTTTCAAGTATAAGCCAAGCAAGTTGCTCGTCCTATGAGATCCCGAAACAAGTTCGGGATGACGGGCAGTTAGTGAGATTTTATGTTTTTAATTGATCTTTTAAATCTTTCATTTCAGGATTCATTGATTGAATTAACTTGATTTTCCAATCCTTATGCCAATTTTTCAATTGCTTTTCCCGGTCAATAGCATCAGTAATTCTTTCGAAGTATTCATAAAATACCAAATCATAAAGCTTATACTTTTTTACAAACGCTGACCCTTCGCCATTAACATGTTGCCATACTCTTGATTCAAGGTCGCTGGTTACACCGATATAAAATGTTGTTCGATATTGGTTCGACATAATGTATATGTGGCCTTGTTTTAATAGCATACTTTTTTCTAATAGTTAAAATCTTCCGTCATGCTGAACTTGTTTCAGCATCCCACATGCTTGGTGTACATCTTTCAGGTGTAAACCAAGCAATCCGCTCATCCTGTGGGATCCCGAAACAAGTTCGGGATGACGGTTTGAAAAAGTCAAGTCATGCTGAACTTGTTTCAGCATCCCACATGCTAAGTTTACGCCAAGCAGGTTTAAACCAAGCAAC
Protein-coding regions in this window:
- the rimP gene encoding ribosome assembly cofactor RimP; the encoded protein is MNIEKRVKELVEEKIADRPDLFLVDVKMHSNGKLIILVDGDKGIGISDCVAISRHVGFHLEEESVIETAYNLEVSSPGIDTPLTLLRQYAKNINRDLAIKMADGTKREGKLSSITEDAILIEEKIKEKGKKAEVIESVIPINQITETKVLISFK
- a CDS encoding GIY-YIG nuclease family protein yields the protein MSNQYRTTFYIGVTSDLESRVWQHVNGEGSAFVKKYKLYDLVFYEYFERITDAIDREKQLKNWHKDWKIKLIQSMNPEMKDLKDQLKT
- the infB gene encoding translation initiation factor IF-2, which codes for MSEDKSIKLFKAVKELNIGMGTIVDFLATKGYKVEKQPMAKLDNDMYNALLKEFAFDKSIKEEAKQISIGKIRKDEPGQAEKPAEFRRSRDFENEEILIKNAGNYAPHPTEKPKAPEPEPKKVEETNAETLPGVKIVGKIDLGNPFAKPQFGDKKEPVEVKKEVVAPVPTPAPAPTPAPDPEPKQEVKQPEPVVEVKKEVVPETPKVEIPAPEPAPAPVVVQASAAPATPVVEIPQAAAEAPAPVVEEPQDDEVIRAKAERLTGPNVIGKIQLPVTPPKRNPVASSSNSQADHKRKRKRKDNQGGGNNNQQGQGGGNHQGQGQGQNPPAGQAPAHPINPNRPDFRNRGNSPQAGGGQGHGGGNRPDFRNNRNNPPHSSTPKEEPSEKDIQDQIKATLARLSGAGKSGKFAQRAKFRRQKRDDVAATAEELALEQESQSKVLKATEFVTANELAAMMDVPVTQIISTCMSLGMFVSINQRLDAETLAIVADEFGYQIEFVKPQDEEGSLDTPDNPADLVPRAPIVTIMGHVDHGKTSLLDFIRKTNVIGGEAGGITQHIGAYEVTLPGDKGKITFLDTPGHEAFTAMRARGAQVTDIVIIVIAADDSVMPQTREAINHAQAAGAPIIFAFNKIDRPGANADKIREQLSAMNILVEEWGGKYQSQEISAKTGLNVELLLEKVLLEAELLELKANPNKRAVGTVIEAALDKGRGIVTTILVQAGRLKVGDPILAGCYSGRVKALTNERGQRVESAGPSTPVQVLGMQGAPTAGDKFNVLESEVEAREIANKRLQLQREQGLRTQKHITLDEIGRRLAVGNFKELNIIVKGDVDGSIEALSDSLLKLSTEQIQVNIISKAVGQISESDVLLASASDAIIIGFQVRPSGSARKLAEAEQIDIRLYSIIYDAINEIKAAMEGMLAPTFEEKIVANVEIRETFKISKVGTIAGCMVLDGKITRNSKIRIIREGVVIYTGELASLKRFKDDVKEVSANYECGLNIQNFNNIEVGDIVEAYENVEVKRKL
- the nusA gene encoding transcription termination factor NusA is translated as MSNINLIDSFQEFKDFKNIDRPTMMSVLEDVFRSMIRKKYGNDENCDVIVNTDNGDLEIWRTRVVMEDGFSEDDDLEIELAEAKKLDADLEVGDEYIEQITLESFGRRAILAARQTLVSKILELEKDEIFKKYKDRVGEIVTGEVYQVWKKETLVLDDEGNELLLPKSEQIPADYFKKGDSVKAVVSKVDMLNSNPKIIISRTAPEFLQRLFELEVPEIFDGLITIKKIVREPGERAKVAVESYDDRIDPVGACVGMKGSRIHGIVRELKNENIDVINYTNNLQLYIQRALSPAKITSIKLDDEKKTAAVYLKPDQVSLAIGRGGHNIKLAGKLTGYEIDVYREADEQDEDVDIEEFSDEIDSWILDEFKRIGLDTAKSVLALTVGELVKRTDLEEETVKEVLSILQAEFE